From Segatella copri, the proteins below share one genomic window:
- a CDS encoding phage integrase SAM-like domain-containing protein, translated as MKIEKFKVLLYLKKSGKDKNGKAPIMGRITVNRTMAQFSCKLSCSPSLWNPRASRLEGKSKEAVETNKDIEQLLLSIQKAFDVLVEKRTDFEAKDVKEALQGSVKTQTTLLSFVDEHISELSTHEGIDMSKSSVWTYRKIRKNLAEFIREKYRLTDLAFGQLTEPFISDFHHYLLDEKGFSSGTITIYVSLFKKMCRIAFERGLCKNLLFAHYRVGTPRVTTPKALSMSDFIKIRDVELPEDKPRLSVSRDLFLFACYAGTAFIDTVSITKANVKVLEDGDKWLVYNRKKTGTLARVKLLPEALELMAKYEDVARDTLFPLLSTNRVRIDLITICKLAETSKTYSYHSGRHSFASLITLEAGVPMETICKMLGHKDVKMTQRYARVTQKKLFEDMDKFIAATEKDFVLAL; from the coding sequence ATGAAAATCGAAAAATTCAAGGTGTTGCTCTACCTAAAAAAGAGCGGAAAGGACAAGAATGGAAAAGCTCCCATCATGGGACGCATCACGGTGAACAGGACTATGGCGCAGTTCTCCTGCAAGTTGTCTTGCTCTCCATCGCTTTGGAATCCTCGTGCCAGCCGATTGGAGGGCAAGAGCAAGGAAGCCGTGGAAACCAACAAGGACATCGAGCAGTTGTTGCTTTCCATCCAAAAGGCATTCGATGTGCTTGTGGAAAAGAGAACGGACTTCGAGGCTAAGGATGTCAAGGAGGCTTTGCAGGGCAGCGTCAAGACACAGACCACCCTTCTCTCCTTCGTGGACGAGCATATCAGTGAACTCAGCACCCATGAGGGCATCGATATGTCGAAGAGCAGTGTCTGGACTTACAGAAAGATTCGCAAGAATCTCGCTGAGTTCATCAGGGAGAAGTATAGGTTGACTGATTTGGCTTTCGGACAGCTGACCGAGCCTTTCATCAGTGACTTTCACCATTACTTGCTTGACGAGAAAGGCTTTTCATCAGGAACCATCACCATCTATGTGTCGCTCTTCAAGAAGATGTGCCGCATTGCCTTTGAGCGAGGCTTGTGCAAGAACCTGCTGTTCGCCCATTATCGGGTTGGCACTCCAAGGGTTACGACACCCAAGGCTCTCAGCATGTCTGATTTCATAAAAATCCGTGATGTGGAACTGCCCGAAGACAAGCCGAGACTATCCGTTAGCCGTGACCTGTTCCTTTTCGCCTGCTATGCAGGAACAGCCTTCATAGACACCGTTTCCATCACGAAAGCCAATGTCAAGGTGTTGGAGGATGGTGACAAATGGCTCGTCTATAACCGCAAGAAGACCGGAACACTTGCCAGGGTGAAACTCCTGCCCGAGGCGTTGGAGCTGATGGCGAAATACGAGGACGTGGCAAGAGATACCCTTTTCCCATTGCTGAGCACGAATCGTGTTCGTATCGATCTCATCACCATCTGCAAGTTGGCGGAAACGAGCAAGACCTATTCCTACCATTCGGGACGACACTCGTTCGCCAGCCTCATTACGCTGGAGGCTGGTGTGCCGATGGAGACCATCTGCAAGATGCTCGGTCACAAGGATGTGAAGATGACGCAGCGGTATGCGAGAGTGACCCAGAAGAAGCTGTTTGAGGACATGGACAAGTTCATCGCTGCAACCGAGAAGGACTTCGTTCTCGCATTATGA
- a CDS encoding site-specific integrase — protein sequence MSRSTFSILPYINRQKVKADGTANILCRITVDGKSAAISTGISCTPQEWNAKKGEVRNARDNGRLASFLAEVKDKYNSLLTANGIITVEMLKAVLKDKDTTGRFLLNFGDTIVEWYRTSKARQTFLHKRTWQKNLRAFVHSLDKDDIAFEDIDENFGEEYKLFLKRDQGRIDSYVNHCLLWLNMLMYKAVDRSIIRFNPIARIGYEKKAAPKMTHISKADFIRMLSTPMADERTELARRCFIFASLTSLSYIDVKKLYPHHVSENSEGRKFIRKEREKTGVEFFVPLHPIAEKILSLYNTTDDSKPVFPLGEKKDIYLDVHTLGMVLGISNKLGFHASRHTFGVLMLNEEIPIGSIAKMMGHADITSTQVYAQVTEQKISNDMDKLIAKRERNRLSNEKTIGK from the coding sequence ATGAGCAGAAGTACATTTTCAATTTTGCCTTACATCAACAGACAGAAGGTGAAGGCAGACGGAACAGCCAACATACTTTGCCGCATCACCGTTGACGGCAAAAGCGCAGCCATTTCCACAGGCATATCCTGTACACCACAGGAGTGGAACGCCAAGAAGGGAGAGGTACGGAATGCAAGGGACAACGGACGATTGGCAAGTTTCCTTGCTGAGGTCAAGGATAAATACAACTCACTTCTTACCGCCAATGGCATCATCACCGTGGAAATGCTGAAGGCTGTGTTGAAGGACAAGGACACGACAGGAAGGTTCTTGCTGAACTTTGGTGATACCATCGTGGAATGGTATCGAACCTCAAAAGCCAGACAGACCTTTCTGCACAAGCGGACATGGCAGAAGAACCTGAGAGCCTTTGTCCATTCGTTGGATAAGGACGACATCGCCTTTGAGGACATAGACGAGAATTTCGGGGAGGAATACAAGCTATTCCTGAAACGAGACCAGGGACGTATCGACAGCTACGTGAACCATTGCCTTCTCTGGCTGAACATGTTGATGTACAAGGCAGTGGACAGGAGCATTATCCGCTTCAATCCCATAGCCAGGATAGGGTATGAGAAGAAGGCAGCCCCGAAGATGACCCATATCAGCAAGGCAGACTTCATCAGGATGCTCTCTACCCCGATGGCTGACGAGCGAACGGAGCTTGCACGCAGATGTTTCATTTTTGCCTCGCTCACCTCCTTATCCTATATAGATGTAAAGAAACTGTACCCTCACCATGTCAGTGAGAACTCCGAGGGTAGGAAGTTCATCCGCAAGGAAAGAGAGAAGACAGGCGTGGAGTTCTTCGTGCCACTCCATCCGATAGCCGAGAAGATTCTTTCGCTCTACAATACCACGGACGACAGCAAGCCTGTTTTTCCACTGGGTGAGAAGAAAGACATCTATCTTGATGTGCATACCCTTGGAATGGTGCTTGGCATAAGTAATAAGTTGGGATTCCACGCCAGCCGCCATACATTCGGAGTCTTGATGCTCAACGAGGAAATTCCCATCGGCAGCATAGCCAAGATGATGGGACACGCAGACATTACAAGCACACAGGTCTATGCGCAGGTGACGGAGCAGAAGATTTCAAATGACATGGATAAGCTTATTGCCAAGCGAGAAAGGAACAGATTGTCGAACGAAAAAACTATTGGAAAATGA
- a CDS encoding DUF3408 domain-containing protein codes for MARTKDAVLAPEQKELMEKEYLDFVKPSTYGNKANPSSCDSLYDDVENPELRAIVEKVAATTPYREETSTNEAQSPPNPLKRISGKQRKATLEEYQQTFLQVPRIDDRKPVFVSSDVRDRLDRVVRILGGRRMSVSGIIENIVRHHLSLYEEDFEAWRKL; via the coding sequence ATGGCAAGAACAAAAGATGCAGTCTTGGCTCCTGAGCAAAAGGAGCTGATGGAAAAAGAGTATTTGGATTTTGTTAAACCATCTACGTATGGCAACAAAGCCAATCCAAGTAGTTGTGATTCTCTCTATGATGATGTAGAGAACCCAGAGTTGAGAGCAATTGTAGAGAAAGTTGCTGCAACAACTCCCTATAGAGAGGAAACATCAACGAACGAGGCTCAATCGCCACCGAATCCGCTGAAGCGCATCAGCGGCAAGCAGCGCAAGGCGACATTGGAGGAGTATCAGCAGACCTTCCTCCAAGTTCCAAGGATTGACGACCGCAAGCCGGTCTTCGTCAGTTCCGATGTACGAGACCGTCTTGATCGTGTCGTCCGCATCCTCGGAGGGAGACGCATGAGCGTATCGGGCATCATCGAGAACATCGTGCGCCACCACCTAAGCCTTTATGAAGAGGACTTCGAGGCTTGGCGCAAATTGTGA
- a CDS encoding outer membrane beta-barrel protein: protein MKRKVLNRLCAFLLFIGLPILSYAQNTVIKGKVINNNGDPLSFVNVSLLNTRDSSFIQGTTSKTDGTFELISKSKEGIVKISSIGYKNFFRTFRNSETWTIELQEDSLKLNEVVITSQSLRSFGNKDQIFLSENDRKIGTNALETISCLPQFKTNPAEIGITTVDNKSVLVLIDGIRRTARDLMLLKPNDIKYVNYYSYPPARYAHEGIGAVIDVVTKKQNDTLYTFYLSTKNGVNAGYGTNLASMTYQDSLNTISAAYFIDYRDLNSNLMNNSYRYGNKSNIYQGTSGVYVGQFHIGQVNYQHSQGKSLFSSQIEFTKNPGTQKYEQNINDAENISNSRRLKSDYNGLSVDLYYHYSFNKDKNISLNVLNTFYKSNSNNILNDCSSQKLENNIDNKSYSIIAELLYNCKLFNGSFGLGAYYLYKNFSQTYNVDSFSKVGTQKEYFYGEYSKGVSNFSYTFGVGIENNHYNTADKKSFDYWVLRPSLALSLQCTKLSSLRFTSSIRSIVPNVGNLTDSKVAIDEHFFLQGNMGLKPYYVYGTNLQYQYSSNDRKWYFVASVSNDFYPSKNVPVIASYGDDMIESISRIKNANELSTSVSFRYQPASWINIQPYYNYQYSKYDTPNQCIRHSMHNTGVSVNLLPKKWQISWNGNFPTTTANGDIFQQTGFQTTTSILYKIKSISLGVEYIHNPKPNRTYASIKNFSFEEETKWNNFKNLIAVNFTYYFTKGKGHNQGSKRLRNKDQDAGLTQFNTAK from the coding sequence ATGAAACGAAAAGTGTTAAATAGACTGTGTGCATTTCTACTTTTTATAGGATTACCCATTTTAAGTTATGCACAAAATACTGTAATAAAAGGAAAGGTCATCAATAACAATGGTGACCCTTTGTCGTTTGTGAACGTTTCTCTGCTCAACACACGAGATTCATCCTTTATACAAGGAACGACTAGTAAAACTGATGGAACTTTTGAGTTAATCTCAAAAAGCAAAGAGGGAATCGTGAAAATCTCATCAATTGGCTACAAAAACTTTTTCAGAACTTTTCGTAATTCTGAGACTTGGACTATTGAACTTCAAGAAGATTCTTTGAAGCTTAATGAAGTTGTCATTACGTCACAATCTTTAAGAAGTTTTGGTAATAAAGACCAAATCTTTCTGTCGGAAAACGATAGGAAAATTGGAACGAATGCCTTAGAAACAATTAGTTGTTTGCCACAGTTTAAGACCAACCCAGCAGAAATAGGTATTACGACTGTAGATAACAAAAGCGTCCTTGTCCTTATTGACGGAATTCGCAGAACTGCTAGAGATTTAATGTTACTCAAACCGAATGACATCAAATATGTTAATTATTATAGTTATCCTCCAGCACGTTATGCACATGAAGGTATTGGAGCTGTGATTGATGTTGTTACAAAAAAGCAAAATGATACGCTATATACATTTTATTTAAGTACTAAAAATGGAGTAAATGCTGGATATGGAACCAATTTAGCATCCATGACCTATCAAGATTCATTAAACACCATTTCAGCGGCTTATTTTATCGACTATCGTGATTTGAATAGTAACCTTATGAATAATAGCTACCGTTATGGAAATAAAAGTAACATTTACCAAGGCACTTCTGGAGTATATGTCGGACAATTTCATATTGGGCAGGTAAATTACCAACATAGTCAAGGCAAAAGTCTGTTTAGTTCTCAAATAGAATTCACAAAAAATCCAGGCACTCAGAAATATGAGCAAAATATCAATGATGCGGAAAATATTTCTAATTCTCGAAGGCTAAAAAGTGACTATAATGGACTTTCTGTAGATTTGTACTATCACTATTCTTTCAATAAGGATAAAAACATTTCTCTGAATGTCCTCAATACATTCTACAAATCCAATTCCAACAATATTTTAAATGATTGTTCTTCTCAAAAATTAGAAAACAATATAGATAATAAATCTTATTCTATAATTGCAGAGTTGCTTTATAATTGTAAATTATTTAACGGCAGTTTTGGCTTAGGTGCCTATTATCTGTACAAAAACTTTTCACAAACATATAATGTAGATAGTTTCTCGAAAGTTGGCACACAAAAGGAATATTTTTATGGCGAATATAGTAAGGGTGTAAGTAACTTTTCTTATACTTTTGGAGTTGGGATTGAAAATAATCACTATAATACCGCAGATAAAAAAAGCTTTGACTACTGGGTTCTTCGCCCTTCATTAGCGTTAAGTTTACAATGTACAAAGTTGTCTTCTTTGCGTTTCACTTCTTCCATAAGGTCAATTGTCCCTAATGTAGGCAATCTTACAGATAGCAAAGTTGCGATTGACGAACATTTTTTCCTCCAAGGGAACATGGGCTTAAAGCCATATTATGTTTATGGAACCAATCTACAATATCAATATAGTTCAAATGATAGAAAATGGTATTTTGTAGCTTCTGTAAGTAATGACTTTTATCCTAGTAAGAACGTTCCTGTTATAGCTAGCTATGGAGATGATATGATAGAAAGTATATCAAGAATAAAAAATGCAAATGAACTAAGTACGTCAGTATCCTTTAGGTATCAACCAGCATCTTGGATTAATATCCAACCCTATTATAATTATCAATATTCAAAGTATGACACACCTAACCAATGTATTCGGCATTCTATGCATAACACTGGTGTCAGTGTCAATCTCTTACCTAAAAAATGGCAAATATCATGGAATGGAAACTTTCCTACGACAACTGCAAATGGCGACATTTTTCAGCAAACAGGTTTTCAGACAACAACTTCCATATTATATAAGATTAAATCAATTTCTTTGGGAGTAGAGTATATACATAATCCAAAACCAAATAGGACTTATGCAAGTATAAAAAACTTCTCTTTTGAAGAAGAAACAAAATGGAATAATTTTAAAAATTTAATTGCAGTTAACTTTACCTATTATTTTACAAAAGGAAAAGGGCATAATCAGGGAAGTAAACGTTTGAGAAATAAGGATCAAGATGCAGGTCTTACCCAATTTAACACGGCTAAGTAA
- a CDS encoding helix-turn-helix domain-containing protein, which yields MGFIVFEEEAFNYLDAQLENFVKRMDRIRERSEDKTMNKWLDTQDVCQTLNICPRTVQTLRDNGTLAYTQISHKTYYKPEDVMAIVAVVEDKKKDMRFRKRTG from the coding sequence ATGGGATTCATCGTATTCGAGGAAGAGGCATTCAACTATCTTGATGCCCAGTTGGAGAACTTCGTGAAGCGCATGGACAGAATCCGTGAGCGCAGTGAGGACAAGACCATGAACAAGTGGCTCGACACGCAGGACGTGTGTCAGACGCTCAACATCTGCCCACGGACAGTGCAGACGCTTCGGGACAACGGAACTTTGGCTTATACGCAAATCAGCCACAAGACCTACTACAAGCCGGAGGACGTGATGGCTATCGTAGCAGTAGTGGAGGACAAGAAAAAGGACATGCGCTTTCGCAAGCGCACAGGTTAG
- a CDS encoding MobC family plasmid mobilization relaxosome protein, which translates to MTNVQEQNRRKGGRPPTGRVRKLSKSVTVKFSKPSYEALRLRARKANCKLAEYIRESALNGEVVSGHNAETVAIAKHLIGMANNLNQLTKLSHQRGFQETHVYVVDLLRRLKAILGEYRQASYKPKLSSMGRKEDTT; encoded by the coding sequence ATGACAAACGTACAGGAACAGAATAGGAGAAAGGGCGGAAGACCGCCCACGGGCAGGGTTCGCAAGCTCTCGAAGTCTGTCACGGTGAAGTTCTCAAAGCCAAGCTACGAGGCTTTGAGACTGAGGGCGAGAAAAGCCAACTGCAAGTTGGCGGAGTACATCCGTGAGTCCGCCTTGAACGGCGAGGTGGTCAGCGGACACAACGCAGAGACGGTAGCCATCGCCAAGCACCTCATTGGCATGGCGAACAACCTCAACCAACTTACCAAGCTGTCGCATCAGAGAGGGTTCCAGGAAACCCATGTGTATGTGGTGGACTTGTTGAGAAGATTGAAAGCAATCCTTGGCGAGTATCGCCAAGCAAGTTATAAACCGAAGCTAAGCAGTATGGGCAGAAAGGAGGATACCACATGA
- a CDS encoding helix-turn-helix domain-containing protein: protein MSNEVMTRNSEWMNHIVNHLNRMVDNFERAVMNYRPMLDGERFMTDKELCARLQLSRRTLQDYRNNGVIPYIQLGGKILYRESDIQKILMANYREAYRMKGL from the coding sequence ATGAGCAATGAAGTAATGACAAGAAACAGCGAGTGGATGAACCACATCGTGAACCACCTCAACCGAATGGTTGACAATTTTGAACGTGCCGTGATGAACTACCGTCCCATGCTTGATGGTGAGCGCTTCATGACGGACAAGGAGCTTTGTGCCAGGCTGCAACTGAGCCGAAGAACCCTGCAGGACTACCGAAACAACGGTGTCATCCCGTATATCCAGCTTGGCGGAAAGATACTCTACCGCGAGTCCGACATTCAGAAGATTCTGATGGCTAACTATCGTGAGGCGTACAGAATGAAGGGCTTGTAG
- a CDS encoding peptidase domain-containing ABC transporter yields the protein MKCFPITYQFDTMQCGIACLQMICKYYGRDYSLSYLSGICTSSAEGVSLHGINETAIQLGFHTLCARLDIKDTMEMPLPCILHWNQNHFVVLYNVKKGNKFYVGDPGKGLVTYNLEEFKLHWISTSSNGEDRGIAMLLETTPAFFTYKMEDEENTKEKRSFRFLLGYVRKYRKYFGQIILGLLVGSLLQLVLPFLTQSIVDVGIKNQNIGFVWLILLGQLMLTISRTAIDFIRRWLLLHISLRINISLVSDFFIKLLKLPMSFFDTKLMGDLMQRMNDHSRVNNFLTQQTLNIAFAMLTFVVFSVVLFFYNKLVFAIFLLGSILYGAWMTLFLKRRKVLDYELFEQQAINNNKTYEFITSMQEIKLQDCEQRRRWEWEDTQADLFGVQMKSLKLQQTQEAGSIFINEVKNIIITVVAATAVIHGQMTLGMMLAVQYIIGQLNSPVEQLMNFFYSLQDVKISLERINEIHQMDDENGKEGLLTSIEDKNEGIDIKNIMFKYDPHALRKTIDDVNIHIPQGKVTAIVGASGSGKTTLIRLMLGYYPVLEGQINIGNTDINKLNKKWWRRQCGVVMQEGVIFSESIARNIAVDDGDIDKERLLKAAEIACIKDYVMALPLKFNTKIGRDGVGLSQGQKQRILIARAVYKNPDYIFLDEATNSLDANNERSIVENLDKFYKGKTVVIVAHRLSTVKNADQIVVIDHGKVVEVGNHESLTAKRGAYYNLVKNQLELGN from the coding sequence ATGAAGTGTTTTCCAATAACATATCAATTTGACACAATGCAATGTGGTATAGCCTGCTTGCAGATGATTTGCAAATATTATGGACGAGATTACTCTCTGTCTTATCTGTCGGGTATTTGTACTTCTTCAGCGGAAGGTGTATCTTTGCATGGCATCAACGAAACTGCCATACAATTAGGTTTCCATACACTTTGTGCAAGGTTGGACATTAAGGATACAATGGAAATGCCATTACCTTGCATTCTACATTGGAATCAAAATCACTTCGTTGTTTTATATAATGTCAAAAAAGGGAACAAGTTTTATGTCGGAGACCCAGGCAAAGGATTAGTAACTTATAATCTAGAAGAATTCAAACTGCATTGGATAAGCACCTCGTCTAATGGTGAGGACAGGGGCATTGCTATGCTTTTGGAAACCACTCCTGCTTTCTTCACTTATAAGATGGAGGACGAAGAGAACACCAAAGAGAAGAGGTCTTTCCGCTTTCTCCTTGGGTATGTGAGAAAATATCGCAAGTATTTCGGGCAAATCATCTTGGGTTTGTTAGTTGGAAGTCTCTTGCAACTAGTTCTGCCATTCCTTACCCAATCCATCGTGGATGTCGGCATCAAGAACCAAAACATCGGCTTTGTCTGGCTTATTCTGTTGGGACAGTTGATGCTTACAATCAGCAGAACGGCAATCGACTTTATCCGCAGATGGTTGTTGCTTCACATTTCCTTACGTATCAACATATCATTGGTAAGTGACTTCTTCATCAAGCTCTTAAAGCTACCGATGTCTTTCTTTGACACGAAGCTCATGGGTGACTTGATGCAGAGGATGAACGACCATAGCCGTGTGAACAACTTCCTTACTCAGCAGACACTCAACATCGCTTTTGCCATGCTTACTTTCGTGGTATTCTCGGTGGTGCTGTTCTTCTACAATAAATTGGTGTTTGCCATCTTCTTATTGGGAAGCATCCTCTATGGTGCATGGATGACTTTGTTCTTGAAGCGGAGGAAGGTGCTTGATTACGAACTGTTTGAGCAGCAAGCCATCAACAACAACAAGACCTACGAGTTCATAACTTCCATGCAGGAAATCAAGTTGCAGGATTGTGAACAGCGCAGAAGATGGGAATGGGAAGATACGCAAGCAGACTTGTTTGGAGTGCAGATGAAATCACTCAAACTCCAACAGACACAGGAGGCAGGAAGTATCTTTATCAACGAGGTGAAGAACATCATCATCACGGTAGTGGCTGCTACCGCTGTGATTCATGGTCAAATGACACTCGGTATGATGCTTGCCGTGCAATACATCATCGGACAGCTCAACTCGCCTGTGGAGCAACTGATGAACTTCTTCTATTCCCTGCAAGATGTGAAGATTAGTTTGGAACGTATCAACGAGATTCACCAGATGGATGATGAGAATGGAAAGGAAGGCTTGCTAACTTCTATTGAAGATAAGAATGAGGGCATTGACATCAAGAACATCATGTTCAAGTATGACCCACATGCCTTGCGCAAGACCATAGACGATGTGAACATTCACATTCCGCAAGGCAAGGTGACAGCCATTGTTGGCGCATCTGGCAGTGGAAAGACCACCCTCATTCGTTTGATGCTTGGTTACTATCCTGTCTTGGAGGGACAAATCAACATAGGCAATACTGACATCAACAAGCTCAACAAGAAATGGTGGCGCAGACAATGTGGCGTTGTGATGCAGGAAGGTGTCATCTTCTCGGAGAGTATCGCACGTAACATTGCTGTTGATGATGGTGACATAGACAAGGAACGGTTGCTAAAAGCAGCCGAGATAGCTTGTATCAAGGATTATGTGATGGCTTTGCCTCTGAAGTTCAACACCAAGATTGGACGTGATGGCGTGGGACTGAGCCAGGGACAGAAACAACGCATCTTGATAGCGAGGGCGGTGTATAAGAATCCTGACTATATCTTCCTTGACGAGGCAACCAACTCGCTAGATGCTAACAACGAGAGAAGCATCGTGGAGAACTTGGATAAGTTCTACAAGGGCAAGACTGTTGTGATTGTGGCTCATCGCCTAAGCACGGTGAAGAATGCCGACCAAATCGTAGTCATAGACCATGGTAAGGTCGTTGAAGTTGGCAATCATGAATCGCTGACAGCCAAGCGAGGAGCATACTATAATCTTGTGAAGAATCAGTTGGAATTGGGAAACTAA
- a CDS encoding radical SAM/SPASM domain-containing protein, with protein MKVSNYNYIIHKNSYSYWYNGINHTFFKVPISLGKKLEHIMNDNINMLPTNFCSRLVEKGFIVSDNTKELDIIREKYNEQVCRKDYLLTILPTLNCNFKCWYCIQDHVGSKMSVATIDKVKTHINYMINVEKIKSLQIEWFGGEPFLYFKQVILPICEYAQKLCAQKQIPYSTTATTNGYYLLPKICPDLVTLGFKRFQITLDGPKEQHDKVKFQNNCPSAFTHVLNNIEYILSNSSSIEILLRINYTEENLDQIIVEEVNQIISPQNRCKVRVMPKKVWQENVRKSRYESVKTILQKFHASGYNTVHFDAVNTFIPCYANRKYYNAINYNGDVVKCTASNDLYEKCTHGEIEPDGSIKWNHDFIKKYKMVFFENKRCLQCKYLPLCMGVCPRDNYTKACKLENVDFHIEDSLVNYIDTIYETKSVK; from the coding sequence ATGAAAGTAAGTAATTATAATTACATTATACATAAAAACTCCTATTCTTATTGGTACAATGGAATTAATCATACTTTTTTCAAAGTACCAATTTCTTTGGGAAAGAAATTGGAGCATATCATGAATGATAACATCAATATGCTTCCTACAAACTTTTGCTCTCGTCTTGTTGAAAAAGGTTTTATAGTTTCTGACAACACCAAAGAATTGGATATTATTCGGGAAAAATATAATGAACAAGTTTGTCGTAAAGACTATTTGCTAACAATACTGCCAACACTTAATTGTAATTTTAAATGTTGGTATTGCATTCAAGACCATGTTGGTTCAAAGATGTCTGTTGCCACCATTGATAAAGTAAAGACACATATAAATTACATGATAAATGTTGAAAAAATAAAGTCATTACAAATCGAGTGGTTTGGTGGAGAACCCTTCCTATATTTCAAGCAAGTCATATTGCCTATTTGTGAATATGCACAGAAACTTTGTGCACAAAAACAAATACCTTATTCAACCACAGCAACTACAAATGGATACTATTTACTTCCTAAAATATGCCCAGATTTAGTAACTTTAGGGTTTAAAAGATTTCAAATAACTCTTGATGGTCCTAAAGAGCAACATGACAAAGTAAAATTTCAAAATAATTGTCCATCTGCATTTACTCATGTCTTGAATAATATAGAATATATTCTTAGCAATAGTTCATCAATAGAAATTTTATTGAGAATAAACTATACGGAAGAAAACTTAGATCAAATTATTGTAGAGGAAGTAAACCAAATTATTTCTCCACAAAATCGTTGTAAAGTCCGTGTTATGCCTAAAAAAGTATGGCAAGAAAATGTTCGTAAAAGCAGATATGAAAGCGTAAAGACAATACTGCAAAAATTTCATGCATCTGGATATAATACTGTCCATTTTGATGCGGTAAATACGTTTATTCCTTGTTATGCTAATCGTAAATACTACAATGCAATTAATTATAATGGGGATGTCGTAAAATGTACCGCTTCAAACGATTTGTATGAGAAGTGTACTCATGGAGAGATTGAGCCAGATGGAAGCATAAAATGGAATCATGACTTTATAAAGAAATACAAAATGGTTTTCTTTGAAAATAAGAGATGCTTGCAATGTAAATATTTGCCATTGTGCATGGGAGTTTGTCCCCGTGACAATTATACAAAAGCATGCAAACTTGAAAATGTAGATTTCCATATAGAAGATTCTTTAGTAAACTATATTGATACAATTTATGAAACGAAAAGTGTTAAATAG
- a CDS encoding relaxase/mobilization nuclease domain-containing protein translates to MIGKLKKGSSFGGCIRYVTGKDEAKIIASDGVLLGTNAEMAQSFELQRQLNPRIKKPVGHIALSFKPEDKPRLTDEFMAKIALEYMQMMGITDTQFIIVRHHNTDNPHCHIVYNRIKNEGKLISDRNDYRRNEQVTKALKSKYGLTCGTDKSNTNTRKLRNAERAKYEIHNAVKDALKGADSWQKFKNELAKRGVLLELVYKDKERTKVQGIRFCKDGYSFKGTQICRECSFGKLDARLGTEHNRVSPRAESMQGGQTSCHQVEQTQPTAEHTQDPWGGISSIGLFAPANAQTFEQFPEDESSKKKKRKRRKGFSL, encoded by the coding sequence ATGATAGGCAAGCTAAAGAAGGGCAGCTCATTTGGTGGTTGCATCCGCTATGTTACAGGCAAGGACGAGGCGAAAATCATCGCCTCAGATGGCGTGTTGCTCGGCACGAATGCCGAGATGGCTCAAAGTTTTGAGCTACAGAGGCAGCTAAATCCAAGAATTAAGAAGCCTGTGGGACACATTGCATTGAGCTTCAAACCAGAGGACAAGCCACGTTTGACGGATGAGTTCATGGCTAAGATAGCCCTTGAATACATGCAGATGATGGGCATCACCGATACCCAATTCATCATCGTAAGGCATCACAATACGGACAATCCACATTGTCATATCGTGTACAACCGCATCAAAAATGAGGGCAAGCTCATATCAGACAGGAATGATTACAGGCGTAATGAGCAGGTGACCAAGGCTCTAAAATCCAAGTATGGATTGACCTGCGGAACGGACAAGAGCAATACTAATACTCGCAAGTTACGCAATGCTGAGCGTGCCAAATACGAGATTCACAATGCCGTCAAGGATGCCTTGAAAGGCGCTGATAGTTGGCAGAAGTTCAAGAATGAACTTGCAAAGCGAGGTGTTCTCTTGGAGTTAGTCTATAAGGACAAGGAGCGAACCAAGGTGCAAGGCATCCGATTCTGCAAGGACGGATATAGTTTCAAGGGTACGCAGATTTGCAGAGAATGCAGCTTTGGCAAGTTGGATGCAAGACTTGGCACAGAGCATAATCGTGTATCGCCAAGAGCCGAATCTATGCAGGGAGGACAAACAAGTTGTCACCAAGTAGAACAGACTCAACCAACGGCAGAACATACCCAAGACCCTTGGGGCGGTATTTCTTCCATTGGACTTTTTGCTCCAGCCAATGCTCAGACCTTTGAGCAATTCCCAGAGGATGAATCATCCAAGAAGAAAAAGAGAAAACGCAGAAAGGGCTTCAGCCTTTGA